From one Lotus japonicus ecotype B-129 chromosome 3, LjGifu_v1.2 genomic stretch:
- the LOC130745649 gene encoding uncharacterized protein LOC130745649, translated as MDFLKIKKFRKSQKGNGEKDLTDKAVPEPEEPKTNTGGPDQCKSENADPAGDAEDDDDFITNEVKRRLKELRRNSFMVLIPEEDSCPEEGEDEEEEGETSSNEWRDVEAEGQQWWRGFDAVFEKYCEKMLFFDRMSMQQLNEIGKGSLQTSTQSPRSASKKLTSPLRCLSLKKFEEPDEDTEHLQQPGNDPYLDIEMAYVGQICLTWEALHCQYSHTSQKISWQPENPTCYNHSAQEFQQFQVLLQRFIENEPFEQGPRAESYARTRKALPKLLQVPNIRGSDHELTDDSDMRVLAPDLIRIIENSILTFHLFLKRDKKKSSGVINLFGNQNQLATPLQQVQSTLDKKVLKLKELRRKVKGWKKNSWPQKHEDIQLLLGLIDAKIISRVLRMTRMSREQLFWCEEKMKKLDLSNGRLERDPCPILFPC; from the exons ATGGATTTTTTGAAAATCAAGAAGTTCAGGAAATCTCAGAAAGGGAATGGAGAAAAGGATTTGACGGACAAGGCAGTGCCGGAGCCTGAAGAACCAAAGACTAACACTGGCGGTCCTGATCAGTGTAAATCAGAAAATGCTGATCCTGCTGGTGACGCTGAGGACGACGATGATTTTATTACCAACGAGGTCAAGAGGAGGCTGAAAGAATTGAGAAGAAACAGTTTTATGGTGTTGATTCCTGAAGAAGATTCCTGCCCGGAGGAGGgggaggatgaagaggaagagggggAGACTAGCTCGAACGAGTGGAGGGATGTGGAGGCAGAAGGTCAGCAGTGGTGGCGTGGCTTTGATGCTGTGTTTGAAAAGTACTGTGAAAAAATGCTATTCTTCGATCGGATGAGTATGCAGCAGCTTAATGAAATTGGCAAAG GTTCTCTACAAACTTCAACTCAATCTCCAAGATCTGCGTCGAAGAAGTTGACTTCTCCTCTTCGATGTCTTTCCTTGAAAAAATTTGAAGAACCTGATGAGGATACTGAACATCTTCAACAGCCTGGAAATGATCCCTACCTGGATATTGAAATGGCGTATGTTGGTCAAATTTGCTTAACTTGGGAGGCACTTCATTGTCAATACTCGCATACAAGTCAGAAGATATCCTGGCAACCTGAAAATCCTACCTGTTACAACCATAGTGCGCAGGAGTTTCAGCAGTTCCAAGTTCTATTACAAAGGTTTATTGAAAATGAACCTTTCGAGCAGGGCCCTCGAGCTGAAAGTTATGCTCGCACAAGGAAGGCTTTGCCTAAACTGCTACAGGTTCCTAATATACGAG GTTCAGATCATGAATTAACAGATGATTCAGACATGAGAGTTCTTGCTCCTGATCTTATCAGGATAATTGAAAATTCTATCCTCACATTCCACCTTTTCCTGAAGAGGGACAAGAAAAAGTCAAGTGGTGTTATCAACCTGTTTGGAAACCAGAACCAGCTTGCAACTCCTCTTCAGCAGGTTCAATCTACACTTGATAAG AAAGTGTTGAAACTTAAGGAACTGCGCAGAAAGGTGAAGGGTTGGAAAAAAAATTCCTGGCCCCAGAAGCACGAGGACATTCAGCTATTGCTTGGCCTTATCGATGCGAAAATCATATCAAGGGTTCTGAGGATGACGCGGATGAGTAGAGAACAGCTGTTTTGGtgtgaagaaaagatgaagaaactGGATTTATCAAATGGTAGGTTAGAGAGGGATCCATGCCCTATCCTCTTCCCTTGCTAG
- the LOC130745654 gene encoding uncharacterized protein LOC130745654 yields MEEEKNSKRDDIYEEEIGILKVPEHLVIEIFIRAKVSDWVEISCVKKQWASVFHSECFWQAAIAHKYPLADPARTWPGPIPPPCSTKRRFTAMYISELMFASSYHIHIDEIVGHCYLFLKEQLQLSIMPPHSGILHGTMIDQFLACGKSRDVADELASLIWLAVLDNLEENQHTFCLLKRLAHEGDVFLPYPYTRSVKVQWRVFEKLFTDFRDCFSHVDYYDMVACAKSRFQPIPSVWLGY; encoded by the exons atggaggaggagaagaattcAAAGAGGGATGATATTTATGAAGAGGAAATAGGGATTTTGAAGGTTCCAGAGCATTTGGTGATAGAGATATTCATAAGAGCAAAAGTGAGTGATTGGGTTGAGATATCATGTGTGAAGAAGCAGTGGGCATCTGTTTTCCACAGTGAATGTTTCTGGCAAGCTGCTATTGCCCACAAATACCCATTAGCTGATCCTGCAAGAACATGGCCTGGTCCTATTCCTCCTCCATGTTCAACCAAGAG GAGATTCACGGCCATGTATATTAGTGAACTCATGTTTGCTTCCAGTTATCACATTCACATAGATGAGATTGTTGGCCACTGTTATCTCTTTTTGAAAGAGCAGCTTCAACTTTCTATTATGCCTCCTCATAGTGGAATACTACATGGAACCATGATTG ATCAGTTTCTTGCTTGTGGCAAGTCGAGAGACGTGGCGGATGAACTTGCTTCTCTGATTTGGCTTGCTGTTCTTGACAATTTGGAGGAAAACCAGCATACATTTTGCTTGCTTAAACGCCTTGCCCATGAAGGGGAT GTTTTTCTCCCCTATCCTTACACTAGGTCAGTCAAAGTCCAATGGAGGGTGTTTGAGAAACTTTTTACTGATTTCCGTGATTGCTTCAGCCATGTAGATTATTATGATATGGTGGCATGTGCTAAAAGCAGGTTTCAGCCAATACCATCTGTTTGGTTAGGTTACTAA